The following are encoded together in the uncultured Methanobrevibacter sp. genome:
- a CDS encoding V-type ATP synthase subunit F: protein MSSVAVIGDIDTVSGFRLGGVKKAEVVNTSEEAIAAFDKFLNNDEISIIILTQVMANEIREHINRQVGSNVLPMIIEIPDKDGSSEGSSDQINDLIKRVIGVEMVK from the coding sequence ATGAGTTCAGTAGCAGTTATTGGTGATATTGATACCGTATCCGGATTTAGACTTGGTGGTGTCAAAAAAGCTGAAGTGGTCAACACTTCTGAAGAAGCTATTGCAGCTTTTGATAAATTTTTAAATAATGATGAAATTTCAATTATTATCCTTACTCAAGTAATGGCTAATGAAATTAGAGAACACATTAATAGGCAAGTTGGTTCAAACGTTTTACCAATGATAATTGAAATACCTGATAAAGATGGCTCCTCTGAAGGATCATCTGATCAAATAAATGACCTTATTAAAAGAGTTATCGGGGTAGAGATGGTTAAATGA
- a CDS encoding V-type ATP synthase subunit C, whose translation MANEIATLISSMGLTQEVFLVFCVIAILIVGAVVVIIASRPILDIYPYLNPSARVRARKGRLFDEKQISELVETNNVEEVENYLKGVPEYADVLDEYPLDKALDVERANTYDFIARLAPKEVKDPFVVMSKKTDIDNIKSLLTAKEVGLSADETKELLIPCGSLYAELESLADAEKVTDVVTSLDGTEYATALEDALPQYEETKMILPLESALDKYYLGKLLRSSEVPADENKQILYSYVGTQVDVANLKLIIRAKQDGLEYDEIAPYILEDGYQLREWKLKDLMESPDVTNVVSGLEGTKYANALSDAIPVYNETGSVAVFEKALDTYAADYAKSLSVKKPLGIGPIIGYLSQKESEIKNLKIIARAKREADFPNSKIMEMLI comes from the coding sequence ATGGCAAATGAAATTGCTACCTTAATAAGTTCTATGGGACTTACACAAGAAGTATTTCTTGTATTTTGTGTTATAGCAATACTTATTGTTGGTGCAGTTGTTGTAATCATTGCATCTAGACCAATTTTGGACATTTATCCTTATCTTAACCCAAGTGCAAGAGTAAGAGCTAGAAAAGGAAGACTATTTGATGAAAAACAAATTTCCGAACTTGTTGAAACCAACAATGTAGAAGAAGTTGAAAACTATCTTAAAGGTGTTCCTGAGTACGCAGATGTTCTTGACGAATATCCTCTTGATAAAGCATTAGATGTTGAACGTGCTAATACTTATGACTTTATTGCAAGATTAGCTCCTAAGGAAGTAAAAGATCCTTTTGTTGTAATGTCTAAAAAAACTGATATTGACAACATTAAAAGCCTTTTAACTGCTAAGGAAGTTGGTCTTTCTGCAGATGAAACCAAAGAATTATTAATTCCATGCGGTTCTTTATACGCAGAGCTGGAATCATTAGCAGATGCAGAAAAAGTCACTGACGTTGTTACAAGTTTAGACGGCACTGAATACGCGACTGCTTTAGAAGATGCTCTTCCACAATATGAAGAAACTAAGATGATTCTTCCATTAGAATCTGCTTTAGATAAATATTATTTAGGCAAATTATTACGTTCTTCTGAAGTTCCTGCTGATGAAAACAAACAAATTTTATATTCATATGTTGGAACTCAAGTTGATGTAGCTAATCTTAAACTGATTATAAGAGCAAAACAAGACGGTCTTGAATATGACGAAATTGCTCCTTATATATTAGAAGATGGATACCAATTACGTGAATGGAAACTTAAAGATTTAATGGAATCACCTGATGTTACTAATGTAGTATCTGGTTTAGAAGGAACAAAATATGCTAATGCATTATCAGATGCAATTCCAGTATACAATGAAACCGGTTCCGTTGCAGTATTTGAAAAAGCATTAGATACTTATGCCGCAGATTATGCTAAATCTTTATCTGTTAAAAAACCATTAGGTATTGGTCCAATTATTGGTTATTTAAGTCAAAAAGAAAGTGAAATTAAAAATTTAAAAATTATTGCAAGAGCAAAAAGAGAAGCAGACTTCCCTAATTCTAAAATCATGGAGATGTTAATATGA
- a CDS encoding V-type proton ATPase subunit E translates to MSSGTDKIVSSIMSEAQEKADVIIQDANAEVSAITAKAEKTAEAEKIKIQENGKKQSDMRYQQIISEAKMNARRAELGAKEEVIEAAFAKATEQLKNEASSNTEDYKDSLSLMIKEAADEIAGKDLIIQLNEADTKEMKDQLSGSSTFQIEDITFTLGEPIDAIGGAILKTSNGDIEVNNTIEARLDRFKSILRSEVAEILFK, encoded by the coding sequence ATGAGCTCAGGCACAGATAAAATTGTTTCAAGCATTATGTCTGAAGCCCAAGAGAAAGCTGATGTAATCATACAAGATGCAAATGCTGAAGTTTCAGCAATTACTGCAAAAGCTGAAAAAACTGCTGAAGCTGAGAAAATCAAAATTCAAGAGAATGGTAAAAAACAATCTGATATGAGATATCAGCAAATTATCTCTGAAGCTAAGATGAATGCTCGTAGAGCAGAGTTAGGCGCTAAAGAAGAAGTTATTGAAGCAGCTTTCGCGAAAGCTACTGAACAGTTAAAAAATGAAGCTTCTTCAAATACTGAAGACTATAAAGATTCATTAAGTTTAATGATTAAAGAAGCAGCTGATGAAATCGCTGGCAAAGATTTAATTATTCAATTAAATGAAGCTGACACTAAAGAAATGAAAGATCAACTTTCAGGAAGCTCTACTTTCCAAATAGAAGATATCACTTTTACATTAGGTGAACCTATTGATGCTATTGGTGGAGCTATTTTAAAAACAAGTAATGGAGATATTGAAGTAAATAACACTATTGAAGCTAGATTAGACAGATTTAAAAGTATCTTACGTAGTGAAGTTGCTGAAATATTATTTAAATAA
- a CDS encoding V-type ATP synthase subunit K (produces ATP from ADP in the presence of a proton gradient across the membrane; the K subunit is a nonenzymatic component which binds the dimeric form by interacting with the G and E subunits): MVEMGLGAALAAIGAGVAIGFAGLGSGLGQGMAAAGSVGAVAEDNDMFARGIIFSALPETQAIYGFLVAILLLVFSGLLGGDATKLTLEAGIVAIGVGASIGFAGLGSGMGQGMAAASSVGAIVEDNDMFARGIIFSALPETQAIYGFLIAILLMVFGGILA; the protein is encoded by the coding sequence AAATGGGTTTAGGAGCTGCTTTAGCTGCTATTGGTGCTGGAGTAGCAATCGGTTTCGCTGGATTAGGTTCCGGTTTAGGTCAAGGTATGGCAGCTGCTGGTTCTGTAGGTGCAGTTGCAGAAGACAATGACATGTTCGCAAGAGGTATTATTTTCTCTGCATTACCAGAAACTCAGGCTATTTACGGTTTCTTGGTCGCAATTTTATTACTTGTATTCTCAGGATTATTAGGTGGAGACGCAACTAAATTAACCCTCGAAGCAGGTATCGTTGCAATAGGTGTAGGTGCATCCATTGGTTTTGCTGGTTTAGGTTCCGGTATGGGTCAAGGTATGGCAGCAGCATCTTCCGTTGGTGCTATTGTAGAAGATAATGATATGTTTGCACGTGGTATTATTTTCTCTGCATTACCAGAGACACAAGCTATTTACGGTTTCTTGATTGCTATCTTACTTATGGTATTCGGTGGAATCTTAGCTTAA